One segment of Pseudodesulfovibrio sp. 5S69 DNA contains the following:
- a CDS encoding ABC transporter substrate-binding protein codes for MRRREFLKYSAMGAVGTMLGTVPGLSWAADRAVHWLTWENLAYDKYVADFVKSTGISIDKGFIGSDDEQFAKIRAGGGADWDLITPGLDKVELYVAADLLQPLDLSKIPNAAKRYAPFMNTPLGKKDGKTYGIPFYWGINPIVYRADLMDKEPDWSTLFEGEKYKGRLAMRDYALEAIAIAAMYVGIPRERIFKMDDKELAECKKACIAQKKLLRTYWNSIADLTNLFATGEVVCAFSWVPPYYDLRAKGIDMGMAKPKEGVIGWCDTCAIPKDASPEGAAAAHELINYVLGPDYGYKLALDGPYAISTSTARAKLTPEEQDRIFIKDLSVMDSFVWKENPADYGKWVRIWNEVKAS; via the coding sequence ATGCGCAGAAGGGAGTTCCTGAAATATTCGGCCATGGGCGCCGTGGGCACCATGCTCGGCACCGTTCCGGGCTTGTCCTGGGCCGCGGACAGGGCCGTGCACTGGCTTACCTGGGAGAACCTGGCCTACGACAAGTACGTGGCCGACTTCGTCAAATCCACCGGTATTTCCATCGACAAGGGGTTCATCGGCTCCGATGACGAGCAGTTCGCCAAGATCCGGGCGGGCGGCGGGGCCGACTGGGACCTGATTACCCCGGGCCTGGACAAGGTCGAGCTTTACGTGGCCGCCGACCTGCTCCAGCCGCTCGACCTTTCCAAGATTCCCAACGCGGCCAAACGCTACGCCCCGTTCATGAACACCCCGCTGGGCAAGAAGGACGGCAAGACCTACGGCATCCCGTTCTACTGGGGCATCAACCCCATCGTCTACCGCGCCGACCTGATGGACAAGGAACCCGACTGGTCCACCCTGTTCGAGGGTGAGAAGTACAAGGGCCGCCTGGCCATGCGCGACTACGCCCTGGAGGCCATCGCCATCGCCGCCATGTACGTCGGCATCCCGCGCGAGCGCATCTTCAAGATGGACGACAAGGAACTGGCCGAGTGCAAGAAGGCCTGCATCGCCCAGAAGAAGCTGCTGCGCACCTACTGGAACTCCATCGCCGACCTGACCAACCTGTTCGCCACCGGCGAGGTGGTCTGCGCCTTCTCCTGGGTCCCGCCCTACTACGACCTGCGCGCCAAGGGCATCGACATGGGCATGGCCAAGCCCAAGGAAGGGGTCATCGGCTGGTGCGACACCTGCGCCATCCCCAAGGACGCCTCTCCGGAAGGGGCCGCCGCCGCACACGAACTGATCAATTACGTGCTCGGCCCGGACTACGGCTACAAGCTCGCCCTGGACGGCCCGTACGCCATCTCCACCTCCACGGCCCGCGCCAAGCTGACCCCGGAGGAGCAGG